The sequence below is a genomic window from Nitrobacter winogradskyi Nb-255.
CAGGCTCCGTTCAGGCCCCTGCCGCCTCTTCCCCGAGCGCGCCGCCACCAGCGCCCGCGCAAGCATCTGCTACGGCTTCTGCCCCGGCTCCCGCGGCAACAGCGCCTACCCCCGCGCAACAGCCCTCGCCTTCGATAGCGGTGTCTACGCCGACCGCCTCGACTGGGGCGCCGGTGGAGCCTGTCCCGAGTCAGGACACGAAAACGGTGGCGTCCAACGTACCGGCCGCGGAACCGCCCGAGGCATCGCCTCGTGCCACCGAACCGGCCGGGCCTCTCGGCATGTGGGTAACCGAAAAGAAGGAAGGCCGCGTCCGGATCGAGGAGTGCGGCAAAAATCTGTGCGGATATTCCGTGGATTCCCGCAGCGGCCGGAACAAGGAGAAGATCCTGATCAATATGAAGCCGAGCGGCTCGAAGTGGAGCGGAAAGATCTACGACCCGAACAGCGGAAGCACCTACAGTTCCACCGTTGCGATGAAGGGCAAGGACCGCCTGCGCGTCCAGGGTTGCGCATTCGGGGGCATGTTCTGCGGTGGACAAATCTGGACCCGGCTCAACCAGAGCTTATGAAATGGTCGAGCTTCGATGTCGTCAGCCGCTGATCTTGCCGGCATATTCCTCGTCGGTGACGTGCTCCATCCAGGTCACGGCGCTTCCGTTCAGGGCTTCATGCACCGCTATGTGAGTCATGGCGCTCGTCGGCGCGGCTCCGTGCCAGTGCTTCTCGCCCGGTGAAAACCATACCGTGTCGCCGGGGTGAATTTCGCGGATCGGCCCGCCCTCGGTCTGGACCAGCCCGACTCCGGAAACCACATACAGCGTTTGGCCGAGCGG
It includes:
- a CDS encoding DUF2147 domain-containing protein, translated to MKALGVAAALLLTLSTAQAGENFSFEIGGHTVRIHASRGCDSPSCISISIPGLYNSKRKRFDDADSGDSDVPQAGSVQAPAASSPSAPPPAPAQASATASAPAPAATAPTPAQQPSPSIAVSTPTASTGAPVEPVPSQDTKTVASNVPAAEPPEASPRATEPAGPLGMWVTEKKEGRVRIEECGKNLCGYSVDSRSGRNKEKILINMKPSGSKWSGKIYDPNSGSTYSSTVAMKGKDRLRVQGCAFGGMFCGGQIWTRLNQSL
- a CDS encoding (R)-mandelonitrile lyase is translated as MDIHQAGSRPAKPGPGEYFSGTVSVEPIIASVNAPSRVLAASVAFEPGARTAWHTHPLGQTLYVVSGVGLVQTEGGPIREIHPGDTVWFSPGEKHWHGAAPTSAMTHIAVHEALNGSAVTWMEHVTDEEYAGKISG